One Pseudomonas sp. B21_DOA genomic window, CATTGCGCCGTGATCAATCCAGATCAGCCAAGAGTGCTCAGCATGCAACTCCCGGACATGAACCTTCTGGTCGCTCTCGATGCCTTGCTCGACGAGGGCAGTGTGGTCGGTGCGGCACGGCGGATGAACCTCAGCCCGGCGGCCATGAGTCGCACGCTGACGCGGATCCGCGAAGCCATCGGCGATCCGATTCTGGTGCGCGCCGGGCGTGGCCTGGTGCCGACACCCAAGGCTCTCGAGCTGCGCGAACAGGTGCGCGATGTGGTCGAGCAGGCGGCGCTGCTGTTTCGCTCCGCCGACAGCGTCGAGCTGGGTACCTTGCGTCGACGCTTCAGCATTCGCGCCAATGATTTCTTCGTCGGCGTTTACGGCGGCAAGCTGTTCGACACCCTCGACCAACTCGCCCCGCATTGCGAATTGCGCTTCGTCCCGGAAGGCGATGGCGACGATGAGGCGCTGCGCGAAGGACGCATCGATCTGAGCGTCAGCAACACCCGTCCGCTCACGCCAGAAGTGAAGGTGCAGAACCTGTTTTCCACCCATTTCGTCGGCCTGGTGCGCGAAAATCATCCGTTGCTCGATGGCGAAATCACTGCCGAGCGCTACGCCGGTTTTTCCCACATCAGCATGTCGCGGCGTGGCATCGCTCGCGGCCCGATCGACACGGCGTTGAATGCGTTGGGGCTGGAGCGCCGGGTCGCGGTGATCGCGCCAAGTTTCCATGCTGCGATGTTTGCCTTGCCCGACTCCGACCTGATCCTTCCGGTGCCTAAAGAAGCCCTGCTCAGCGTGCGGCGGCTGGGCCTGAAACTGCGTTCATTCGACCTGCCGATTCCACTGCCCATGCTGATGCTGACCCAGGCCTGGCACCCGCGTTTCGACAAGGACCCGGCCCACCGCTGGCTGCGCGAAACCCTCAAGACCTGCTGCGATGAAACGTGGCTGGCGGCACAGCCCTAGCCTTCGGACCGACACAAAACCTTGTGGGAGCGAGCTTGCTCGCGAAAGCGGTAGATCAGTCACAGATGAAGTTGGCTGGCACGACGCCTTCGCGAGCAAGCTCGCTCCCACAGGAAGTTCATTGCTGCACCAGATGCACTTATAACCTGCCGATAAGTCAATTTTCGTCAGCATCAAGCCCCACTAAAATGCTCCGGTATTTTCACCCCCGGAGTTTTCATTCATGACATCCCTGACGGTCACGGCCCCCTTGCCGCGACCAGCCCGGCGACGGCGGCTGCGCCACCGGTGTTCGGGGCGCGGATCATCATTGGTCTGGTCGGCGTGCTGTTGGCCGTGCTGGTCTCGGGCCTCAACGAGATGGTCACCAAAGTCGCACTCGCCGATATTCGCGGTGCGCTGCACATCGGTTACGACGAAGGCACCTGGCTGGTCGCCAGCTACACCGCCACGTCGGTCGCGGCCATGGCCTTCGCGCCGTGGTGCTCGGTGACCTTCTCGCTGCGTCGCTTCACCCTCTGCGCGATCGGCCTGTTTACCCTGCTCGGGGTGCTGTGCCCGTTCGCCCCGAATTACGAAAGTCTGCTGCTGATGCGCATCCTCCAAGGCCTCGCGGG contains:
- a CDS encoding LysR family transcriptional regulator; this translates as MQLPDMNLLVALDALLDEGSVVGAARRMNLSPAAMSRTLTRIREAIGDPILVRAGRGLVPTPKALELREQVRDVVEQAALLFRSADSVELGTLRRRFSIRANDFFVGVYGGKLFDTLDQLAPHCELRFVPEGDGDDEALREGRIDLSVSNTRPLTPEVKVQNLFSTHFVGLVRENHPLLDGEITAERYAGFSHISMSRRGIARGPIDTALNALGLERRVAVIAPSFHAAMFALPDSDLILPVPKEALLSVRRLGLKLRSFDLPIPLPMLMLTQAWHPRFDKDPAHRWLRETLKTCCDETWLAAQP